One genomic window of Arachis stenosperma cultivar V10309 chromosome 10, arast.V10309.gnm1.PFL2, whole genome shotgun sequence includes the following:
- the LOC130954630 gene encoding GDSL esterase/lipase At1g31550-like encodes MISVSYPVPTIIMNIIMNQHHQSPQQRWGCFLFLLLQLQLHIHVGADGGDVKQGRYSSIFSFGDSITDTGNSYFISEELTPNCLIPPYGETYFHHPSGRCSDGRIITDFIADYMGIPHLRPYLAFKNGAVPRGSIQHGLNFAIAGATALNRTFFEDKGFVVDATTSYSLMVQLDWFKDLLPSLCTSPSSCKQVLSSSLFIVGEIGVNDYGYLLEETTELQMLTPYIHQVVSVITSVIRELINLGAVTLMVPGSIPLGCNPAYLTLLASPNKEEYDKAGCVKWLNKFYGQHNELLQIELDRLRVLYPHVNIIYADYFNAALRFYRSPQQFGFCRDFIKVCCGGGGPYNFNETAVCGEAGAIACDDPSEYIYWDGYHFTEAAYRWMAKALFHGPYTFPKFSFSCITPETSADFNNHSMI; translated from the exons ATGATATCGGTATCGTACCCAGTACCCACCATCATCATGAATATCATAATGAATCAACACCATCAATCTCCTCAGCAACGGTGGGGCTGCTTCTTGTTTCTACTGTTACAGTTACAGTTACATATACACGTTGGTGCCGACGGTGGTGATGTCAAACAAGGCCGCTACAGTTCCATCTTCAGCTTCGGAGATTCCATCACTGATACAGGAAACTCCTACTTCATTTCTGAGGAGCTCACTCCCAACTGCCTTATCCCACCGTACGGTGAAACCTACTTCCATCATCCCAGTGGACGCTGCTCTGATGGCCGCATCATCACCGATTTCATTG CTGACTATATGGGCATTCCTCATCTGAGACCTTATCTGGCCTTCAAGAATGGCGCCGTGCCACGTGGCAGCATTCAACACGGACTCAATTTTGCCATCGCTGGAGCCACGGCTTTGAACCGCACTTTCTTCGAAGACAAGGGCTTTGTGGTTGATGCAACCACCAGCTATTCTCTCATGGTTCAGTTAGATTGGTTCAAGGATCTTCTGCCTTCTCTCTGCACTTCTCCTTCAA GCTGCAAACAAGTTCTTAGCAGCTCCTTATTTATTGTGGGAGAGATAGGAGTAAATGATTATGGTTATCTCTTGGAAGAAACCacagaacttcaaatgcttACACCTTACATACACCAAGTAGTATCAGTCATCACTTCAGTGATCAGG GAACTGATTAATTTAGGGGCTGTAACGCTTATGGTTCCTGGTAGTATACCACTTGGTTGCAATCCAGCCTATTTAACATTACTTGCGAGTCCCAACAAAGAGGAGTATGATAAAGCTGGCTGTGTCAAATGGCTAAACAAGTTCTACGGACAGCACAATGAATTGCTTCAAATTGAACTAGATCGCCTCCGAGTTCTGTATCCCCATGTGAATATAATCTATGCAGATTATTTCAATGCTGCATTACGGTTTTACCGTTCTCCACAGCAATTTG GGTTTTGTAGAGATTTTATCAAGGTTTGTTGTGGAGGTGGAGGACCATACAATTTCAATGAAACGGCGGTATGTGGCGAGGCAGGGGCGATAGCCTGTGATGATCCTTCAGAATATATTTACTGGGATGGTTATCATTTTACTGAGGCTGCATATAGATGGATGGCCAAGGCCTTATTCCATGGACCATATACCTTTCCcaaatttagtttctcttgtaTCACACCTGAAACCTCTGCAGATTTCAATAACCATTCAATGATATAA
- the LOC130954324 gene encoding GDSL esterase/lipase At1g28610-like has product MRMAKAAAASSSWVWFLSVAALIHTRTVLSSTASSRCYSAIYSFGDSIADTGNLYYDTEDISPSTYLVLNPPYGDTFFHFPTGRFSDGRLIIDFLAEQIGVPLLKPYLGIKKGKIKDWNSLEGVNFAVGGATALDMSFFAEKGLYDVLVPTNYSLGVQFDWFMDLLPSICNSSSGCKQVFGSSLFLVGEIGGNDFNYLFYLGRPIEEATTYVPLVINKISWAINKLIDLGAQTLVVPGNFALGCSFVYLRNHSSTDVEDYDEAGCLKSYNNFADYYNNQLLAELNRLRQLHPGVNIIYADYYHASLQLYQSPTQFGFTKSILDSCCPLANANYHNAPVEHCGEPGLISCNDPSQFITWDGVHLTEAAYKWIAKGLLKGSFTNPKIGISCDSDI; this is encoded by the exons ATGCGCATGGCTAAGGCggctgctgcttcttcttcttgggTTTGGTTTCTATCAGTAGCAGCTCTTATTCATACGCGCACGGTATTATCCTCTACTGCTTCAAGCCGGTGCTATAGTGCAATATACAGCTTCGGAGATTCCATTGCTGACACCGGAAACTTATACTATGACACTGAAGACATATCACCCTCCACATATCTGGTTTTGAACCCTCCATATGGAGACACCTTCTTTCATTTTCCCACCGGAAGATTTTCTGATGGCCGTCTTATCATCGATTTCCTTG CTGAGCAGATTGGGGTTCCATTGCTAAAACCTTACCTGGGAATCAAGAAAGGGAAGATAAAAGATTGGAACTCATTGGAGGGAGTGAACTTTGCAGTTGGAGGTGCCACTGCTTTGGATATGAGCTTCTTTGCGGAGAAGGGTCTCTATGACGTTCTTGTTCCCACCAACTATTCTCTGGGGGTCCAGTTTGATTGGTTCATGGACTTGCTTCCTTCTATCTGTAACTCTTCTTCAG GGTGTAAACAAGTTTTTGGGAGCTCTTTGTTTCTTGTGGGTGAGATTGGTGGCAATGATTTCAACTATCTTTTCTATCTAGGCAGGCCTATAGAAGAAGCCACCACATATGTACCACTTGTGattaataaaatctcttgggcCATCAAT AAATTGATTGATTTGGGGGCTCAAACTCTCGTGGTTCCCGGAAACTTCGCTCTCGGATGCAGCTTTGTCTATTTGAGAAATCACTCCAGTACTGATGTGGAGGATTATGATGAAGCTGGATGTTTGAAGTCCTATAACAATTTTGCTGACTACTATAACAACCAACTTCTTGCTGAACTAAATCGGCTTCGACAGCTTCATCCCGGTGTTAATATCATCTATGCAGATTATTACCATGCTTCCCTGCAATTATATCAATCTCCAACACAATTTG GATTCACAAAATCGATTCTAGATTCTTGCTGTCCACTTGCGAATGCAAACTATCACAATGCACCGGTGGAGCACTGTGGTGAACCGGGGTTGATTAGTTGTAATGATCCATCCCAGTTCATAACTTGGGATGGTGTACACTTAACTGAAGCAGCATATAAATGGATTGCCAAAGGTTTACTAAAAGGATCATTTACTAACCCTAAAATCGGGATCTCTTGTGATTCAGACATATGA